In the genome of Amphiura filiformis chromosome 11, Afil_fr2py, whole genome shotgun sequence, the window ACAAGAACGTATTTGCGCGATGTTGACAAGTCACAACTCACAACGAATATATGGCGACGGAATTAACAACACGTATTTTGATTGACCAAGTTTTAAGGCAGAATTCTgtgaaataaaagtaccatgaacatttatgcatttattttaggcataatattggcaaatgtacagttcatgagccttttcacggctcattacctaaattgattaaatgtaggcctataaaggtgaTAAGTCTGCATTTCCCTTATGGAACCAGCCCCGttctcaaaccgcgacgcctctcgaacagcgagcggagcgagcagcgagcgcagtggaaaatcatcatacaggtatcagagtacagagtGCTAGGAACTACCGGTACCCAAAGCATTAACGAGCAAATTattcctataaacgaaactactttcgttttcggccatcatctccctccctgccagaaacgtaaatccacaaatgttgaaaattatcttcttaaaagaaatatttttacaaacgtcATTGAGATTAGAAACCCACTCCCAAAAACGTCGATCTTTTTTGGTTgttcctttaagggatggggtatgaacgtttggacaaaatttattgtgggacatatgagagcacatcagacatatcgaattgcattctgaatacgaagaatgtccttctgatatcaaataattttgattttttttaaattcgcaatgtaatacacattttatgtgaaatgattaaaaatttaaatttttgaaattaacAGTACTtgcagttaactttataaattttatgttttatacttaaagtgtatttatttaggataaaaagccgacgatcaatttagacaattttgacctttcgtattggagatatggatttttttcccaaacacacacaaaaaataggtctttttgggaaaaattccatatcttcaatatggaaagtcaaaatattcaattgatcgtcggcttttcctcccagctacatacactttaagaatatatcattagatttataacatttacttcgaggactgttgataaaaaaaatgtgaaaaatatcaaattttaataatttgtcataaaatttgtattatactgttaatttaaaaaatgaaaattatttgatatcagaaagacattcttcgtattcagaatgcaattcgatatgtctgatgtgctctcattcctcacaaaaaaatactgtcgaaacgctcattccagatcccttaatgtcattaaacacatcaaataatttgaatacgcacagtctagtctcaaagataaaataaagttcaattgaagtgttgtgtgaaaactcCTCAAATTGAATTATTACCTCTTTACTAGTGTCCCCAAATACTACGTAAAAACCACTAATTTACATTGTTTACGCAACATACAAATAATATCATCACTTCCGTTGCTGATGGGCAGAGCGATTAACTGTAAACCGTTGACAAGAGCGTACTTGCGCGATGTTGACAAGGCGCAACTTGCGAGTATGGCGACAGAAATAACAACACATACGGCGTGTAAAAcacacatagtaggcctacgcttCGGATCGGAGGCGCATTGTGAACATCGCGGAAGTATGCTCTCGTCAAAAGTTTTATAcagcaaattaaaatcacggtAGTTACTATAATCGATAAGTCGCTATAATCTGAGGCAGAATTTAAAAGTCCGAGTACCGGTACGACATTTTCGGTCTGGTTGGCAggatgtcagacgcaaattagtcttttaaTTCGGGCTCAGATTATAGCATCTCCCTCGAGCGTCAAGTCGCAAGCATATGGCCTTTAATGCAACTTTGACCAAAGGGCCGTTCATATTACGCCGCAATTGCGGTGCGGTGCCGCACTCCAGAATACTTACGATATTGCAATGAAGTTCAAtatattttaacttggaaatgcgacgagtagcgttgagttgaggcaaaaagtaatcgatatatcgataCCGCATCGCACTGCATTGCGGCGTAGTTTGAACGGACCTCGACGCTGCAACAATAAGGCTTTTTGAAGTATGACGGGCACAAATGGAGATGGTGTACTTTTATTTGGGTGGCCTAATCTtgtgtatgctttctttcagcatgtacaaaagattacccaaatcaaagtactccctcttttgtgcccgccatacttcaaaaaggcttaatAATCAGCGATTGTGGAAACGCACTCAGCGAATACTAGTGTGATTATACATGTACACTggtgaagtgacgtagttaatcgaattaactaccatagcaatagatgaataaaatgttgactgtatccccgtagtaggcctacaacgtccatgcggtaccgatgcattgaaccatatatgtcaaagaaatgctaatcacttgcacctgtaagattagtctgttacaaagagcggtattgtattcaatctattatatgattgaagacaggtgatgagtgcaacctgctgtagtgcagagcgatctattcaaattgtattaatctattgctatggtagttaatccgattaggacgtcacttcgccagcgtatatcggATAGGAAAAGTTAAAAGCTATAAGTacagaaacaaaaacatcttaacatgcttaagacatgagaaatgttttaaaataaaagtctgatatataatcacagttattttaaacttaaacctTATATTTATGGAATATATATACTTCAATAGACAGTGAGCACCTTGTCCGACAATGTTGTATAAAACTAGCATGTTTACCAGTACAGTGTCTGTGGTCTTCAGTTTCAATGTGTCCCCTAGTCTTGTTCTTCCTCTTCCTGTTGGGGTACACGTTCATTTTCGCCGCGCTCATCATCCTCCAATTCCCCTACAGGTACCGCTACATCCACATTCCCAGCTTTCTATAGATGataaaatggaaaacaatctatttataagcatgatcatcattttgggaaacatcatttttaaaattgaactGAAACCCGATTCCCCTTAAATATATCAGCTCACTAAAATAGCAGCcctgacaaaatatatataaataggcatAAGAAATTCTATGAATAAAAAATTCTATCAGGTTATGGTCACCCTTAGATATCCAGACAACTTATTTATATTATCAGTATCATTAATTCTGAGTAATTTTCAAGTTCTGTATAAACCATAACGAAATCATAAtgcgtgtgtgtggggaggggcatGGTGCCCCTAAAACCTAAGAgaagtgaaaataaacaaaaatgcccCATAGAGAAAGAAACATCACGTAGGTATGTGAAATGTAAGGCCAAAAAGTATGTCTCagatacatttggtaaaatagctttgtgctatgctttattatttttttaaacattattttaagaAAATGAGCTGTTCGATATGcgttattttttcattttacattcaacgaacaatatttatgcactttttgatattcagatacagaaacatatagtaatacactgcaaaaacagtgtctagagattgaacactttttttttttttcaatttgtaaatacgtttaaaacctaaacaccaatgtcaaatttcaaaacatcatatgtttaatatctaaacacaagacATATTTAATtcataaacatgtttagcatttaaacgtgtttacaaatagAGGACAAGGTGGTGTCTAGAATGAGTGCTTATATTATAACCCCTAGACattgttttaggcctacatgaattaaataaatgaatttggcatTTCAGCAATGATATTTGAACTTACTTTATACTTTCTTCCACCTGGAAGATTTGGTGTTCTTTTCAGATAATCTCCAAGTCCCTTCTCTATCCCAACCTCCTTAGCTTGAGGATGATTCTTCATGCAAGCTTCTATAGAAAGGTGGAAATGATATGAGTTCAGTATTAAATTAAACTCCTTTATCAAAATAAACGGTCTGTATCTCAATATTAGGATTTCCCAAAAGCCTACATGTCGACGTGTTACCATACGTGCGGTCTGTGGTCTtaggggaaatatttttatttgataagtttatgaataaaGTATACAATATAATCTAAAATAACAAAAACTAATTGAAACAGACGTCCGATTTAGGGGTCCGATTTAAATATCCATATTTTAATTTTACACCCACTATGATTGGTTCAGAcagcatgacaaattatatgcattCTGTTTTAGGCTTAGCCGATCTTAGCTCTATGGAAGCTTATGGATCTGTTTTCTCACCCAATGTTTGGAAACATACTGTGAAATAAAGGGAAGGCCTACATGATTTGACATATTATGTTAATCATAGATTATATCTTGGGCTTATGAAACTTACTGACGATAACTTTGTAGAAAGGGCTATCTTTAATGCTCAGCTTGCCCTTTCTCCCTAATACACTGTAGGAGGACCACAAATTGTTCGTTCCCAGCTTCCTCATCACCCTCCTGATGGTTTCGTTGAGATCATGTCCTCCAACAAGACTGAGGTGTCGTATCTGGAATAAAGACATGTGAATCAaagctaaatatttttaatgcattatcGCATGGAATTTGGAAGTCAATATCGTTTATGATGTTGCCGTTGTTGATGATTCAGTATCTTGTGATACTTTGGCACACAACTGAATAAAGTTACTGTGATTTTCATTGCAAGTGCAATatgtcaaacatattttgaattatggcctatttataaatgatcatgattataattattgtctcattttggaaatataatgtaaaatttaTGTATGTAGCTCTATTTTGTGTTACTTGCAGCAATATTGGCCTGTTCATCCGCGACAAATGGCGGATACATGTTAGATTGTGCACTTTCATACTTCTAAAGCAATATTTAAGTACAGCAGGCTAACTTCCACTTGCAATTAATAATACTCTATATAAATATAGGGAAAGATAATAAATTTACATTATATGGAAAATAGAATAACATTCATTTCCTGAatattatacatatttataaCGTGAAAAGTATTGGCCTGAACGACACCTATATACTTTTTTCACAACGAACTTACCATTTTCTTCCGGAATAGTTGTGTCTCAAGTCTTTCGGAAACATCCTTAAACTCCTCTACCGTTTGCAACGGTTTTTCAAGAGGATCTTCCTCTGCCTCGTGTGCCTCACCTCTCTCTGGCTGCCTGTTAATAAGGGTGCGCAACAATGTAAGTTGTTCGTCCTGTGCTTCCTCAAGTTTCTGTAGTTTCAGAAGCACACTGACTTGGAAACTAGCTGCAAAAATATAATGcaacaaaatataacaatattaacataaaaatattaacattaaattaattaaaattaatatatGCCCCTATATAGCTAGAAGAGGAGGAAAACTACGAAGAGGAAGAATAATGAGAATTGTGTATATAAcactatataataattatgttctgtTTTTACAGAAGTATCGATCAAATCTACTTCGTGAGGCCTGTTATCATGCTATTATTTTCACTTTTAATGGCTAGCTCATTGAAGCAATATGAGTAGCTCAAAAAAGCAATGAGGGAGGGGTTATTTTGATGGAGAAAacttaaaataaatgtaaaatagaCTTACACTCTGAAGTAGTCACTCTCCGAAAACCTGGAGTGGTTGGTGTTGATCTCATAGTGCTTGTTGAAGCCAGCTGAGGATCGTGGTGACGAGGAGTTGTTGGCAGGTTGGAGGATTTGGAGACTGGTTTGGGGATGGAGTTGGATCCCTGGATCGTGGTAGACCTACATGTACTTGAGGGGGTTTGGGTAGGCTCACTTTCTGCATGGACTGTTTTCTTGGACTACGACGTAGTTTTTGCTTGGTGGTATCTGGCTCAGAGTCACTATCTATATATAAAAAACATGAACATATTTACAATGGTGATTATATCAGATACTCGGATATACCGTGCGGTTAGCTTTGCCTTCTTCAATGATCTGGAAATTGCAAACATGTTATAAGAAGCATTCACGTTACAAATATGTTATAATAAGAGTCTGGGCCCTGGCCTGGCCCATGCCATAATTTTCAAAGAAACAGCCCTAGCTGACCCTTTCCAAATATACAAATTTATGATTCGTTACTATTAGATTTGCTTTAAATGTCTTCACTATGATCAGTTTCCTCACCATCAGCGCCAGCATCACTGCCTGAATCAAGTTTGGCAGGACGGCGTTTTTTTCGTTGCATCGTGCCTTCATCGTCTGTTTCCAGATTTGAAGTTTCCTCCGCCTTCCTCGCACAATTCTTTGCTTTCATATAATCTTCTGTGTATGAAAAAAGATCATCACATACAAGACAGCATAGGACAATAGGACCACTCGTACTTTTTTTCATATATGTATAATATTAAGGCCTAAAAGGCGTAAAAGTATTGAACAAATAATGTTGAGCAAAATATAGTGCAATTTGTTCTGATTTCAGGTTTCAGGTTAGATTTAAGACCTTTTTTGAACTTCGTTCTTACGATTAATTTGTCTACGGCAGAAAGACATGCTTGCTATATATAAGACGTCGGAAAATAATaccaatttaataatttaatttaatttaatttaataatacaAGTGGTATATCATATTAAAAAGTAGAGATTCTTTCACGATCTATCGATGTTTAACTTACTGGTCAGTTTAATCACCCTGATCTTGCATCTGCCCCACCGCTCCTCATCAGGAATGTCGTGCTTTCTTGCCTTGTAAGCTGGGTTGTGGGTTGGCCAGTAGCAATAATTCTCCtgtatataataaaaaataataagaaaaacagTAGAGAAATTTGTACAAGGGTCTACGGCACTATATTTTATCTGTTTCCCTTTCTCTTTGTCGTTATCAGCTCAACGATATTTGACCGGTTTGAAGAATCCGCATTGAAAATGTCGCTGAAATTATAAATCCGTATTATCGcaaattattgttataattaactTGCCTCTCCTTCTTCATGTCTTCCTCCTCCTTCAATCCACGATGAAGATATCACATCAACGGTAGATTCGTCCACGAAAATAACCACCGCGTACTCTCCCATCTGTAATAACAACAAAAGCATAATAAATGATTTCATAAACATACACCTAGAATATagccgtgtaggcctacataacaaGATGGGCCAAGTGCGCGAAATATTACACATTTTTAGATTTAATCATGCTGATTTGATAAGTGAATCATGTTAACCTGGTTAAGAGGTTTCTTCGATATCGGTATTCCGTGGCCGGTTTCatccaacaacaaaaaatagatTTACTAATTATTATAGTGGTCATATTTAATTTATGGGCATGTGCGTGTAAAAATCTCCAATAATTTCCAAAACATGGCAGTCAttctcataataataatataaattacattAAGAGATCGggacaacatttgcacagtatttttgtgggacatcaaaTTGCaatatgaatacgaggaatggccttctatgatatcaaataattttgattttgttttgttgttgttgaaatttcgatataatacaaattttatgacaaattattaaaaatttaacagtcctcgaagtaagttttataaatttaatgataatacttgaagtgtatgtagctgatgggaggaaaagtcgtccatcatttgaaaaaaagTCTTTTCTTTTGGAGGAAATAATctgtcttcaatacgaaatgtcaaaatttgatgGACGGTTTTACCTCCCAGCTATATACTTTAAGCATTGGtaagtagggcctacatatcattagatttacttcgaggactgttaaatatcaaaacacatcttttaataaaattatttgatataggcTAGGAAATTCCTCGTATTTAAAATCAGAATGCAATATggtgtatgatgtgctctcaggtcccacaaaacatGCAGAATGTTGCTTTTGAAtactttaaaattaaaacaaaacttcATTTTTACCATAACTAAAGGCAATGTAGCAAAGTCATGAAGATAGACATGTGTCTGTCATCTGTGTCGAATTTCATCGCTTAAGAAGAACAACAACACATACAAAATCTAAATGTTTCCTATCTTCTCTTCAAGTGTCAAACCGCAAACGGATACGTTTTGCTCTTAGTTTTTCAAGTTCCATACGTGGAACTTTCTCTGAATGAATACTCATGGATTTCTATTTTAAGGGTGATACACCTTCTCTCTCCCTGTGAGCCATCGGTTTACACCTTGACGTCCTGCCATCCCCCTCTCCCCCACCTATTTTAATCTAATACTAATGGCCATTCGTTTTCCCAGTCGCCACCCAAACAGGGTGGTGGGgttatgtatttttaaattgtgatcatatttgataaaatgtcatattttgttttggtcACATTTGAAAGCTAAAACACCACTAACAAccctgtaaatatgaacaatataCTAGTAGCTT includes:
- the LOC140163882 gene encoding uncharacterized protein encodes the protein MTVDMGEYAVVIFVDESTVDVISSSWIEGGGRHEEGEENYCYWPTHNPAYKARKHDIPDEERWGRCKIRVIKLTKDYMKAKNCARKAEETSNLETDDEGTMQRKKRRPAKLDSGSDAGADDSDSEPDTTKQKLRRSPRKQSMQKGSNSIPKPVSKSSNLPTTPRHHDPQLASTSTMRSTPTTPGFRRVTTSESSFQVSVLLKLQKLEEAQDEQLTLLRTLINRQPERGEAHEAEEDPLEKPLQTVEEFKDVSERLETQLFRKKMIRHLSLVGGHDLNETIRRVMRKLGTNNLWSSYSVLGRKGKLSIKDSPFYKVIVKACMKNHPQAKEVGIEKGLGDYLKRTPNLPGGRKYKKAGNVDVAVPVGELEDDERGENERVPQQEEEEQD